A region from the Streptosporangium sp. NBC_01756 genome encodes:
- a CDS encoding helix-turn-helix domain-containing protein has translation MKRKVGYSWRLREIMAQNGMFATTDLVPLLSDRGIKLSASQVHRLVTGTPERLSLQVLAALCDIFEVTPTDLVPVEAQNAGVRKTASDDVPGPPPPVNLRPKRARPTPEG, from the coding sequence ATGAAGCGCAAGGTCGGCTACTCCTGGCGGCTGCGGGAGATCATGGCCCAGAACGGCATGTTCGCCACCACCGACCTCGTCCCGCTCCTGTCCGATCGCGGCATCAAGCTGTCGGCCTCCCAAGTCCACCGGCTCGTCACCGGCACCCCCGAGCGGCTCTCTCTCCAAGTCCTCGCAGCGCTCTGCGACATCTTCGAGGTCACGCCCACCGACCTCGTCCCGGTCGAGGCGCAGAACGCCGGAGTCCGCAAGACCGCCAGCGACGACGTTCCCGGTCCGCCGCCCCCGGTGAACCTGCGGCCCAAACGGGCCCGGCCCACCCCCGAGGGATGA
- a CDS encoding Tn3 family transposase encodes MRREWEPEELIASWTLLDGDWELVGNKTGATRLGFGLMLKFFEQEGRFPRHVGELPKAAVDYVAGQVKVESALLAEYDWSGRSIERHRAQVRDALGFRESTRADEDVLAEWLADKICPMVFTDEGLRAALLEEIVKLRRAKALGLAVDLFGGYSDRLVASWRARAMASHPSDFAANQPPVRLTLVAALAWSRTAEITDALVDLFIGLVSKINTRAERKVERAIEAEARKVHRKTEKLFSIAEASLRAPEGTVRQVVFPAVPGGEATLQALVAEAKADARAYKARVRTALTSSYTSYYRRMLPKLLAAIEFKCNNTAYRPVMDALDLLQRYADIPNTTRHYDASENIPIQGVVPDGWLEAVVDSDGIIERASYELCVIVSLKDALRRREIYVAGARRWRNPEEDLPTDFEDNRDVHYENLRQPLDSSVFIEMLKEAMRASMTACGQAVSRNKSGGTKVKTHRGEPRWHIPDLGKLKVPENLRALHTEVAARWGIIDLLDFLKESDFVTGFTDAFTTVATREATPREVIRKRLLLVLYALGTNVGIKRVADGGRHGETEAALRATRHLFVKRDNLRAAIATLVNATLRMRDPLWWGNGTACASDSKKFGSWSSNLMTEYHARYGGHGVMIYWHVDRKSVCVYSQLRSCNASEVAAMMEGVLRHCTDATIDRQYTDSHGQSLVGFAFSYLLGFKLLPRMKRIAHQKLVKADADDQVPACLEGMVADKPVDWEIIAQQYDQMVKYATALRLGTAEAEQVLRRFTRGGPKHPTYKAIEELGKAVKSVFVAEYVAAQELRREIHEGLQVVENWNSANTDLFYGSAGTIPGSDKEHQEVSMLSLHLLQSALVFINTLLVQSVLKDPVWQQRLTDADKRGLSPLFWSNANLYGTIDIGMGRRLDLGLAA; translated from the coding sequence GTGCGGCGGGAGTGGGAGCCGGAGGAGCTGATCGCGTCGTGGACGCTGCTGGACGGCGACTGGGAGCTGGTGGGGAACAAGACGGGGGCGACCCGTCTGGGGTTCGGCCTGATGCTGAAGTTCTTCGAGCAGGAGGGCCGGTTCCCACGGCACGTGGGTGAGCTGCCCAAGGCTGCGGTGGACTATGTGGCCGGCCAGGTGAAGGTCGAGTCGGCGTTGCTGGCGGAGTACGACTGGTCGGGCCGGTCGATCGAGCGACACCGGGCCCAGGTGCGGGACGCGCTGGGGTTCCGGGAGTCAACCCGGGCGGATGAGGATGTGCTGGCCGAGTGGCTGGCGGACAAGATCTGCCCGATGGTGTTCACGGACGAAGGGCTGCGGGCGGCGCTGCTGGAGGAGATTGTCAAGCTGCGGCGGGCGAAGGCGCTGGGGCTGGCGGTGGATCTGTTCGGAGGTTATTCGGATCGGCTGGTGGCCTCCTGGCGGGCGCGGGCGATGGCCTCGCATCCGTCGGACTTCGCGGCGAACCAGCCGCCGGTTCGGTTGACGTTGGTGGCCGCGTTGGCGTGGTCGCGGACGGCGGAGATCACGGACGCGCTGGTCGATCTGTTCATTGGCCTGGTGTCGAAGATCAACACTCGGGCGGAGCGGAAGGTCGAGCGGGCGATCGAGGCCGAGGCCAGGAAGGTGCATCGCAAGACCGAGAAGCTGTTCTCGATCGCCGAGGCGTCGTTGCGGGCACCGGAGGGTACGGTCCGGCAGGTGGTGTTCCCGGCGGTGCCGGGCGGGGAGGCGACGCTGCAGGCGCTGGTGGCGGAGGCGAAGGCGGACGCCAGGGCCTACAAGGCCCGGGTGCGGACGGCGCTGACCAGTTCCTATACCTCCTACTACCGGCGGATGCTGCCCAAGCTGCTGGCCGCGATCGAGTTCAAGTGCAACAACACCGCCTACCGGCCGGTGATGGACGCCCTGGATCTGTTGCAGCGCTACGCCGACATCCCGAACACCACCCGCCACTATGACGCCTCGGAGAACATCCCCATCCAAGGGGTGGTGCCGGACGGCTGGTTGGAAGCGGTCGTTGACAGCGACGGCATCATCGAGCGGGCCTCCTACGAGCTGTGCGTGATCGTGTCGTTGAAGGACGCGCTGCGCCGCCGCGAGATCTACGTCGCCGGTGCCCGCCGCTGGCGCAACCCCGAGGAGGACTTGCCGACCGATTTCGAGGACAACCGCGACGTCCATTACGAAAACCTGCGTCAACCGCTGGACAGCAGCGTGTTCATCGAAATGTTGAAGGAGGCGATGCGCGCCTCGATGACGGCATGCGGTCAGGCGGTCAGCAGGAACAAGTCCGGCGGTACGAAGGTGAAGACGCACCGCGGCGAGCCGCGCTGGCACATCCCCGACCTGGGCAAGCTGAAGGTCCCAGAGAACCTGCGGGCGCTGCACACCGAGGTCGCCGCCCGCTGGGGGATCATCGACCTGCTGGACTTCCTGAAGGAGTCCGACTTCGTCACCGGCTTCACCGACGCCTTCACCACGGTCGCCACGAGGGAGGCGACCCCGCGGGAGGTGATCCGCAAACGGCTGCTGCTGGTCTTGTACGCGCTCGGCACGAACGTGGGGATCAAACGGGTCGCCGACGGCGGCCGCCACGGCGAGACCGAAGCGGCCCTGCGGGCGACCCGGCACCTGTTCGTCAAACGCGACAACCTGCGAGCGGCGATCGCGACGCTGGTCAACGCCACCCTGAGGATGCGGGACCCGCTGTGGTGGGGCAACGGGACCGCGTGCGCGTCGGATTCGAAGAAGTTCGGGTCGTGGTCGTCGAACCTGATGACCGAGTACCACGCCCGGTACGGCGGCCACGGCGTGATGATCTATTGGCATGTGGACCGCAAGTCGGTGTGTGTCTACTCCCAGCTTCGGTCCTGCAACGCCTCCGAGGTCGCCGCGATGATGGAGGGCGTGCTGCGGCACTGCACCGACGCGACCATCGACCGCCAGTACACAGACAGTCACGGCCAGTCCCTGGTGGGGTTCGCGTTCTCCTACTTGCTGGGGTTCAAGCTGCTGCCGCGGATGAAGAGGATCGCCCATCAGAAGCTGGTGAAGGCGGACGCCGATGACCAGGTCCCGGCCTGCTTGGAGGGCATGGTGGCGGACAAGCCGGTCGACTGGGAGATCATCGCCCAGCAGTACGACCAGATGGTCAAGTACGCCACCGCGCTGCGGTTGGGCACGGCCGAGGCCGAGCAGGTGCTGCGCCGCTTCACCCGCGGCGGCCCCAAGCACCCCACCTACAAAGCCATCGAGGAACTCGGCAAGGCGGTCAAGAGCGTGTTCGTCGCCGAGTACGTCGCCGCCCAAGAGCTGCGCCGCGAGATCCACGAGGGCCTGCAGGTCGTGGAGAACTGGAACTCCGCCAACACCGACCTGTTCTACGGCAGCGCCGGCACCATCCCCGGCAGCGACAAGGAGCACCAGGAGGTCTCCATGCTCAGCCTGCACCTGCTGCAGTCCGCGCTGGTGTTCATCAACACCCTGCTTGTCCAGTCCGTCCTCAAGGACCCCGTCTGGCAGCAGCGACTGACGGACGCCGACAAGCGCGGCCTTTCGCCCCTGTTCTGGTCCAACGCCAACCTATACGGCACGATCGACATCGGCATGGGCCGCCGCCTCGACCTCGGCCTCGCTGCCTGA
- a CDS encoding tyrosine-type recombinase/integrase has product MRLVGFEARNVGAARLSLVAGVPLLRPEEQVFAAMLEGFANQQLARNLARTTIEGRENTVKAFAAYANAFPWQWSAAMVDEWLGDLRSLRDLKKSTIRGYSQAVRAFCTYATDPAYEWAQQCLARFGTHPIQVVHEWNTAVHAQENESDPAKRAFTRAELEALFDYADEQVARIRAFGRKGWLPAFRDAVLLKTAYSYGLRRNETRMLDEPDFTRNPHGPEFGDYGVCLVRHGKAKKGSPPKRRSVLTVWPWSAEILDEWFTEIRPHFGLDDNPAAWPSERGLRVGCQRLNSRLATYRDALGLDPALDFHSLRRAYVTHLIEDGWDPRFVQEQVGHEHASTTSIYTCVSSDFRTRTLRRTLDATVTAALAATKKGGTS; this is encoded by the coding sequence GTGAGGCTTGTGGGGTTCGAGGCGCGTAACGTGGGGGCGGCTCGGTTGTCGCTGGTGGCGGGGGTTCCGTTGCTGCGGCCTGAGGAGCAGGTGTTCGCCGCGATGTTGGAGGGCTTCGCCAATCAGCAGCTGGCCCGGAACCTGGCGCGCACGACCATCGAGGGCCGGGAGAACACGGTGAAGGCGTTCGCGGCGTATGCGAACGCGTTCCCGTGGCAGTGGTCAGCGGCGATGGTGGACGAGTGGCTGGGCGATCTCCGGTCACTGCGGGACCTGAAGAAGTCCACGATCCGCGGCTACTCCCAGGCGGTCCGGGCGTTTTGCACCTACGCCACCGACCCGGCCTATGAGTGGGCGCAGCAGTGCCTGGCCAGATTCGGCACGCACCCGATCCAGGTCGTCCACGAGTGGAACACCGCCGTCCACGCCCAGGAAAACGAGTCAGACCCGGCCAAGCGGGCGTTCACCCGGGCCGAGCTGGAAGCGTTGTTCGACTACGCCGACGAGCAGGTCGCCCGGATCCGGGCGTTCGGCCGCAAGGGTTGGCTGCCCGCATTCCGGGATGCGGTGCTGCTGAAGACCGCCTACTCCTACGGGCTGCGGCGCAACGAGACCCGGATGCTGGACGAGCCGGACTTCACCCGCAACCCGCACGGCCCCGAGTTCGGCGACTACGGCGTCTGCCTGGTCCGGCACGGGAAGGCCAAGAAGGGATCGCCGCCCAAGCGGCGCAGCGTGCTGACGGTCTGGCCGTGGTCGGCAGAGATCCTCGACGAGTGGTTCACCGAGATCCGTCCGCACTTCGGCCTCGATGACAACCCGGCGGCCTGGCCGTCTGAACGCGGCCTGCGGGTCGGCTGCCAGCGCCTGAACTCTCGGCTCGCCACCTACCGGGACGCGCTCGGCCTCGATCCGGCCCTGGATTTTCATAGTCTCCGTCGCGCATATGTGACCCACTTGATCGAGGACGGCTGGGATCCCCGGTTCGTCCAGGAACAGGTCGGGCACGAGCACGCCTCCACGACATCGATCTACACGTGTGTGTCGTCGGACTTCCGGACCCGGACGCTCCGCCGCACCCTGGACGCCACCGTCACCGCCGCCCTCGCCGCCACGAAGAAGGGCGGAACATCATGA
- a CDS encoding FAD-dependent monooxygenase encodes MTKTTVLISGASVAGPTLAFFLNRDGYEVSVVERAPELRDSGYAVDFRGEAFDVLEELGVLAEMRGHDTKMRGTTLLDDKGGETGRLPAEVFAGELEVPKQELTRILHRITADDVTYVFNDSISALTQHDSGVTVEFERGTAREFDLVIGADGVYSKVRQLAFGPHADALRHLGLSGAGFSTANHLGLERSGLLQQGSGAALYLFSSGAPGRLTASFSFATASPALDRRSRDEQENAVRVAFAGFGGQAPRLLEAMSEADDFYFSSTCQVHLDHWSCGRIALLGDAGYCAAPTSGMGTSQALIGARTLTRSLASAAGDHMAAFAAYEQELRPYVTQNQAAGHQAATMFGGHADLADS; translated from the coding sequence ATGACCAAGACGACAGTGCTGATCTCAGGCGCGAGCGTGGCCGGACCCACCCTCGCCTTCTTCCTGAACCGCGACGGGTACGAGGTGAGTGTGGTCGAGCGCGCGCCCGAGCTTCGCGACAGCGGCTACGCGGTGGACTTCCGCGGCGAGGCGTTCGACGTGCTGGAGGAACTGGGCGTCCTCGCCGAGATGCGCGGACACGACACGAAGATGCGCGGCACCACCTTGCTGGACGACAAGGGCGGGGAGACCGGACGGCTGCCCGCCGAGGTCTTCGCCGGCGAACTGGAGGTGCCGAAGCAGGAGCTGACCCGGATCCTTCACCGCATCACCGCCGACGACGTGACCTACGTGTTCAACGATTCGATCAGCGCGCTGACCCAGCACGACTCCGGCGTCACGGTCGAGTTCGAGCGTGGCACCGCCCGCGAGTTCGACTTGGTGATCGGAGCCGACGGCGTCTATTCCAAGGTGCGGCAACTGGCCTTCGGCCCGCACGCCGATGCGCTGCGCCACCTGGGCCTGTCCGGAGCCGGCTTCAGCACCGCCAACCACCTCGGCCTGGAGCGTAGCGGCCTGCTGCAGCAAGGCTCCGGTGCGGCGCTCTATCTGTTCAGCTCCGGCGCACCGGGCCGCCTGACAGCCAGCTTCTCCTTCGCCACCGCCTCACCCGCGCTGGACCGACGCAGCCGAGACGAGCAGGAGAACGCAGTACGAGTGGCTTTCGCCGGCTTCGGCGGACAGGCGCCCCGACTGCTGGAGGCGATGAGCGAAGCGGACGACTTCTACTTCTCCTCGACCTGCCAGGTCCACCTGGACCACTGGTCGTGCGGCCGGATCGCCCTGCTCGGAGACGCGGGCTACTGCGCCGCCCCGACCAGCGGCATGGGCACCTCACAAGCGCTGATCGGCGCCCGAACCCTCACCCGCAGCCTGGCCTCGGCGGCCGGAGACCACATGGCCGCCTTCGCTGCCTACGAACAAGAGCTACGACCCTACGTCACCCAGAACCAGGCCGCGGGCCACCAGGCCGCAACGATGTTCGGCGGCCACGCCGACCTGGCCGACTCATAG
- a CDS encoding TetR/AcrR family transcriptional regulator, with protein MGNREDLLAGAKRCLIERGWARTTVRDIASAAGVSHAAIGYHFGSKDALLTQALVEAVDELSDELARRTPSDEPERRWQALIDSFTTHRALWVAQLEAAVQAERSPEVREHLARGQREGREGLGGSVPLALLTGLMMQWLLDPDHAPAGADVIAELRSLATEP; from the coding sequence ATGGGAAACCGAGAGGATCTGCTAGCCGGAGCCAAGCGGTGCCTGATCGAACGCGGGTGGGCTCGCACGACCGTCCGGGACATCGCCTCGGCCGCCGGAGTGAGCCATGCCGCCATTGGCTACCACTTCGGCTCCAAGGACGCTCTGCTCACCCAGGCCCTGGTGGAAGCGGTCGACGAACTCAGCGACGAACTCGCCCGCCGCACCCCCTCGGACGAGCCGGAGCGGCGCTGGCAGGCCCTGATCGACAGCTTCACCACCCACCGGGCGTTGTGGGTGGCGCAGCTCGAGGCCGCGGTGCAGGCGGAGCGGTCGCCGGAGGTACGCGAACACCTCGCCCGAGGGCAGCGGGAGGGACGGGAGGGACTCGGCGGCTCGGTCCCGCTCGCCCTGCTGACCGGCCTGATGATGCAGTGGTTGCTTGATCCGGACCACGCGCCCGCCGGCGCGGACGTGATCGCGGAACTCCGATCACTCGCCACCGAACCCTGA
- a CDS encoding recombinase family protein — protein sequence MRIVYSRSSTATQSLLRQRHILTEAGLLVRTEGVAEGFHPAPGVRLFEDPATTSKIPALERPAFAKVAAAAHPGDTLTVSELFRLCRDLVDIHAVHDWCQARGVVLRVLSGPLSNFHDLAANDATTALIINVITAVGQFQRDLQNELTAEGIAAAEAEGRYRGRPPALTGAQLEEVRSAFQDQGASIAALARAQGVSRAAVRTALADLLPDQPIPLPRSP from the coding sequence GTGCGGATCGTCTACTCCCGCTCGTCCACCGCGACCCAGTCCCTGCTGCGGCAGCGGCACATCCTCACCGAGGCCGGGCTGCTGGTCCGGACCGAGGGTGTGGCCGAGGGGTTCCACCCGGCTCCGGGGGTGCGGCTGTTCGAGGACCCGGCGACGACCTCCAAGATTCCCGCGCTGGAGCGGCCCGCGTTCGCCAAGGTCGCCGCCGCCGCGCATCCCGGAGACACCCTCACGGTGTCGGAGCTGTTCCGGCTGTGCCGCGACCTGGTCGACATCCACGCTGTCCACGACTGGTGCCAGGCCCGCGGCGTGGTGCTGCGGGTCCTGTCCGGGCCGCTGTCGAACTTCCACGACCTGGCCGCCAACGACGCGACCACCGCCCTGATCATCAACGTGATCACTGCCGTCGGGCAGTTCCAGCGCGACCTGCAGAACGAGCTGACGGCCGAGGGGATCGCTGCGGCGGAAGCCGAAGGCCGCTATCGCGGCCGGCCGCCCGCGCTGACCGGCGCCCAGCTCGAGGAGGTGCGGTCAGCGTTCCAGGACCAAGGCGCCTCGATCGCGGCACTCGCACGCGCGCAGGGGGTGAGCCGCGCCGCCGTCCGGACCGCGCTGGCCGATCTGCTGCCTGACCAGCCGATCCCGCTCCCGCGATCGCCCTGA
- a CDS encoding GNAT family N-acetyltransferase, whose amino-acid sequence MLADLWPQYGLTIFTPRLELRLPREEELAALANLAGKGVHRADERPFLTPWTDGGPEDRARSVLQEHWSKLAGWSVAAWRLGFGVFHHGQPLGVVTLRASDFLVVREVITSAWLGIEYQGKGYGTEARIGLLTLAFDYLDARAARTEVFQDNHASQGVSRKLGYEHDGVSVDARGDEAVVSDRLRLTRQKWTQQNRHPVRVDGMTVCRPMFGL is encoded by the coding sequence GTGCTTGCTGACCTATGGCCCCAATACGGCCTGACCATCTTCACACCGCGACTTGAACTCCGCCTGCCGCGTGAGGAGGAACTGGCGGCACTCGCAAATCTCGCAGGCAAAGGCGTGCACCGGGCAGACGAGCGCCCGTTCTTGACTCCGTGGACCGACGGCGGTCCCGAGGATCGGGCACGGTCTGTGCTTCAGGAACACTGGAGCAAGCTCGCAGGATGGAGCGTGGCAGCGTGGCGGCTCGGATTTGGGGTCTTCCACCACGGCCAACCGCTTGGCGTGGTCACGCTTCGAGCAAGCGATTTCCTAGTCGTTCGGGAGGTCATAACATCCGCGTGGCTGGGCATCGAATACCAGGGCAAGGGCTATGGAACCGAAGCTCGGATCGGTCTGCTCACCCTGGCCTTCGACTACCTCGACGCACGTGCTGCGCGTACCGAGGTGTTCCAGGACAACCACGCCTCTCAGGGCGTGTCCCGCAAGCTCGGCTACGAGCACGACGGCGTCTCGGTCGACGCCCGTGGTGACGAGGCCGTCGTGTCTGATCGTCTGCGGCTCACCAGGCAGAAGTGGACTCAGCAGAACCGGCACCCGGTAAGGGTCGACGGGATGACAGTTTGCCGCCCGATGTTCGGCCTCTGA